CCTTGACTCGACGGGACAGCCTGTTCCTAACGTAACAGTTACCGCCTCCGGGCCCCTTGGGACGGAATACTCAACCACCGACTCCCTCGGCGTGGCCCGGATAGATCTGGAGAAAACCGGCTACGGAACGGTTATGATACGTGCCGAAAGCAGGAGGTACGTGGGCGGGGAAACGACGGTTAACGTGGCCCCTCCTGTCAGGCCAACGACGAGCACGAGCACGACCACCTCGGAGACTAAAGCCCCTGAAACCGTCACGATCACACCCACAACAACCCGGGCGAATCCCCCGAGGAACTACGGATCGCTGGCCGGGATACTCTTCCTTGCCGGTGTTATCTTCGCCGGAACCTCCTACGTGGCCTTCTTCCGCCCCATTGTTCAGGAGGAGATGCTGGACAGGTATTACTTCGTTAAGGTCAAAGCCCCGAGGCTCAGGGGCGTGGATGGATTCCACTTCGAGAGGGCCGTCAATGCCATAGAAGTTCGGGCCACGAAGGGAAGGGCGGAGGTCAAAGATGGGGTGGTGGTCTGGGAAGTGGAGCATCTTGAGCCCGAGGAGGAGGCCTACCTGCAGGTCATCCTCGGTTAACTTCCCTCGTAAACCTTATTAACCGGGATGGGGACATTTAGATCAAAATCTAAAGGAGGCAAAACCATGGTGGACATGGAGCTTTTAAGGAGAATAATCGAGGCACCGGGTGTTTCGGGCTACGAGTTCCTCGGAGTCAGGGATGTGGTCATCGAGGCCCTTAGGGATTACGTGGATGAAATAAAGGTGGACAAACTCGGCAACGTCATAGCCCATAAGAAGGGCGACGGTCCGAGGGTGATGTTCGCCGCCCACATGGACAAGATCGGCCTTATGGTGAACTACATCGATGAAAACGGTTACCTCCACATCGTTCCGATAGGGGGAGTCGATCCGAGGACTCTGGTGGCCCAGAGGGTAAGGTTCTTCACGGAGAAGGGCGAGCGGTTCGGCGTCGTCGGTCACATACCCCCCCACATCCAGAGGCCCGAGGACAGAAAAAAGGCCGCGGACTGGGACACGGTTGTGGTCGACGTCGGCGCGGATGGCAGGGAGGAGGCCGAGGAGATGGGCTTCCGCGTTGGAACGGTCGGGGAGTTCGCCCCGGCCTTCGTCCGGCTGAACGAGAACAGGATAGCCACTCCTTACCTCGACGACAGGGTCTGCCTCTACACCATGATAGAGGCCGCGAGGTCCGTTGAAGAACACGAGGCCGATCTGTACCTCGTTGCCTCCGTTCAGGAGGAGGTTGGACTCAGGGGTGCCCGGGTGGCAAGCTACGCCATCGATCCCGAGATAGGTATCGCTATGGACGTCACCTTCGCAAAGCAGGTCGGGGATAAGGACAGGATAGTCCCCAAACTCGGAGGGGGGCCTGTGATGGACGTTGGACCGAACATAAACCCGAAGCTCAGGGCTTTCGCCGGGGAGATCGCGAGGAAGTACGGGATCCCGCTTCAGGTTGAGGCCTCGCCGAGGCCAACGGGCACCGACGCCAACATAATGCAGATCAACCGCGAGGGCGTTGCCACCGCGGTCCTCAGCGTACCCATACGCTACATGCACAGTCAGGTTGAGACCGCTGACATCAGGGACATCGACATGACGATTAAACTCGCCAGAGGCCTCATGGAGGAGCTCCGGGAGATGGATCTGACTCCCTGACGTTTCTTTACCTTCCCCCTTTAGGGAAAGGTTTATCTCCTCTCCCGATGAGATAAGTTCATG
The window above is part of the Thermococcus sp. P6 genome. Proteins encoded here:
- a CDS encoding lysyl aminopeptidase; this encodes MVDMELLRRIIEAPGVSGYEFLGVRDVVIEALRDYVDEIKVDKLGNVIAHKKGDGPRVMFAAHMDKIGLMVNYIDENGYLHIVPIGGVDPRTLVAQRVRFFTEKGERFGVVGHIPPHIQRPEDRKKAADWDTVVVDVGADGREEAEEMGFRVGTVGEFAPAFVRLNENRIATPYLDDRVCLYTMIEAARSVEEHEADLYLVASVQEEVGLRGARVASYAIDPEIGIAMDVTFAKQVGDKDRIVPKLGGGPVMDVGPNINPKLRAFAGEIARKYGIPLQVEASPRPTGTDANIMQINREGVATAVLSVPIRYMHSQVETADIRDIDMTIKLARGLMEELREMDLTP